Within Gemmatimonadaceae bacterium, the genomic segment CTCGCGCGCTTCCGGATGTCGGAGCTGCTGATCGGACACGATCACGGTTTCGGCCACCGCCGGGCGGGGAACATGACCGTTCTCCAATCCCTCGGTGCGGCGCGCGGTTTCAGCGTGGACGTCGTTGACCCGGTGTCGCTCGGCGACGGGCAACACGTTTCGTCCACATCCATCCGGCGTGCGGTGGCGGGGGGCGATCTGCAGCGCGCCGCCGAAGGGCTTGGTCGGCTCTATTCCGTCTCCGGCACCGTCGTCGCGGGCAATTCGCGCGGACGGCAGCTGGGTTTCGCGACGATCAATCTTTCCGATCCGGGAGCGAGGAAACTTCTGCCACCGGAAGGTGTGTATGTGGTGATGGTGCAGACGCCGCTGGGGCGTTTCGGCGCAATGATGAATCTCGGTCCGCGTCCCACATTCGGGGAGAGCGGGCGCACGCTCGAAGCGCATTTGTTCGACGTCACCGCCGATTTCTACGGACGGCGGGTGCGCATCGATTTCGTGTCGTTCCTGCGTGAGACGAGGCAGTTCCCGGACGCTGAGGCGCTGGAGAGACAGCTTGGAAGAGATCGAGAGAGCGCGCTTCGCGCGTTGACTCCCCACGCTGTCTCCGATAATCTTACAGGCTCTGTCAGAACAGCAAATTTCACCCCTTCAGTCGCATGACCCTGAAGTATCGAATACTCATAATCGTCGGCCTGATCCTCGCATCGGCGGCAGCTCTCTTTCCGCGCAACGTGAAGGAGCGCGTAAAGGGGCCCAACGGCTTCGTCTACGATACCGTGAGACGTGTTCCGCTCAAGCGGGGACTCGATCTCCAGGGTGGCATGCACCTCGCGCTCGAAGTGGATGAATCGAAGGGCATCGTCCCGAAGAAAAGCGAGGCGATCGACCGGGCGCTGAAGGTGGTTCGCACTCGAATCGATCAGTTCGGCGTCTCCGAGCCGCTCGTCCAGAAGTCCGGTAACGACCGGATCATCGTCGAGCTGCCGGGTATTGACGATCCGCAGCGCGCGCAGGAAGTCGTCCAGAAGTCCGCCTTCCTCCAGTTCCAGATCACCGACAAGACGCAGGCGCTGGAGAAGGCGCTTCCGCGTCTCGATGCGGCGCTGAAGAACAGGGGCGCAACACCGGCTGTCGCCTCGACGGCGACCAGGGACAGCGCCGGTTCGTCATCGGCGAGCGGCGTGGCCGGCCTCTTCACAAAGGACACGGCGAAGAAACCTGCCGGCGATTCCGCCAAGGCCGACTCCGCGGCGACACCGACTAGCGGTGCGTTCTCGAAGCTCATTCAGCAAGGGCAAATGCCCGGCGAGTATTACGTCGCCGACGGGGATATGCCGACGCTCGAGTTGTACCTCGCGATGCCCGCGGTGCAGGCGGCGCTTCCGCCTGGTAAGGTCATCCGGTTCGGCAGCGATTCGACCCAGCTCGCCAACCGGTGGTATCGCGCCATCTACGTGCTCGATGCGCGGCCGATCATCACCGGTGAGTTTCTCACCGACGCCAAGCCGAACACGTCGCCGACTGAAGGAACGATCGTCGAGTTCCAGTTCAACAACGAAGGCGGACGCAGGTTCCGGAACGAGACCTCCAAGCACATCAAGGATTTCATGGCGATCGTCCTCGACGACCGCGTGATGGGACGTCCTCCGGTGATCCAGAGCGCCATCGGCAGCCGCGGCCAGATCACGATGGGAGGAAAGGGTCTCCAGGACGCATCCGACCTCGCGCTCGTGCTCCGTGCCGGCTCTCTGCCCACGCCGCTCAAGATCGCCGAGATCCGCTCCATCGGCGCCAGCCTTGGCCAGGACTC encodes:
- a CDS encoding bifunctional riboflavin kinase/FAD synthetase → MADAELELSESGLPPTVTGTVVTVGTFDGVHRGHLDVLRRLVARARERELPSLLVSFDPHPLEIVNPAAAPLLLTTSEEKLEVIAETGVNYFAIVPFTHNLASYGAEEFVDRVLLARFRMSELLIGHDHGFGHRRAGNMTVLQSLGAARGFSVDVVDPVSLGDGQHVSSTSIRRAVAGGDLQRAAEGLGRLYSVSGTVVAGNSRGRQLGFATINLSDPGARKLLPPEGVYVVMVQTPLGRFGAMMNLGPRPTFGESGRTLEAHLFDVTADFYGRRVRIDFVSFLRETRQFPDAEALERQLGRDRESALRALTPHAVSDNLTGSVRTANFTPSVA
- the secD gene encoding protein translocase subunit SecD, whose product is MTLKYRILIIVGLILASAAALFPRNVKERVKGPNGFVYDTVRRVPLKRGLDLQGGMHLALEVDESKGIVPKKSEAIDRALKVVRTRIDQFGVSEPLVQKSGNDRIIVELPGIDDPQRAQEVVQKSAFLQFQITDKTQALEKALPRLDAALKNRGATPAVASTATRDSAGSSSASGVAGLFTKDTAKKPAGDSAKADSAATPTSGAFSKLIQQGQMPGEYYVADGDMPTLELYLAMPAVQAALPPGKVIRFGSDSTQLANRWYRAIYVLDARPIITGEFLTDAKPNTSPTEGTIVEFQFNNEGGRRFRNETSKHIKDFMAIVLDDRVMGRPPVIQSAIGSRGQITMGGKGLQDASDLALVLRAGSLPTPLKIAEIRSIGASLGQDSVSKGITAGIIAVLLIVGIMIVYYRFSGLLAVLALSLYMLFTMATLAGFGAVLTLPGLAGFVLSIGIAVDANVLIFERIREELAHGKTVRTAVDEGFKHAMSAIIDSNVSTALTAAVLYQYGTGPVRGFAVTLLAGIAASMVTSIFVVRTFYMIWLNRSKSTQALSI